A part of Lujinxingia sediminis genomic DNA contains:
- a CDS encoding SpoIID/LytB domain-containing protein, with protein MQSSQVFGKFGWGAMVALLMVIGAQHHASAQGRELSTADRVAMLYAPQLNFTRSGDPLIRLGILEGEEEVEFTPSEPIRVMPQGPGGPEIDLPGDTTYTVTMSNGRAGRYKHWVVVDRVAVDQRERVDGVLGQWEGRGMMPRTFEVGGLFAVRGKVFDSRVLLVCVGGADTFEEAQSLRRRLEAQFGINGSVHSERLEFPGGTLTLSGRGLDVSIRHDDVLWVSSRRGREESIRYTVPGIKKSYNAGEETRRYTGELIFASDKNGKVAVINNLGAERVLKGTVPSEIYASAPQGALRAQAIAARNEIFAAIGVRNLADPYMLRADVYDQVYGGIDNEDPRTNEAVDATRGEVMLAGNRIVNAVYSSNAAGFTENNENVWDAEPWPHLRGRPDAPAGDVPEAFKDGITEANIEAFLASDFPAYSKTAPVSSARLYRWTREVEASQAQSWLAERGENIGRIRDAEVISRGVSGRVIRLRLQGERGEAVVERELNVRRLFGGLRSGLFVMEIEKGRDGFVRTFNFRGGGFGHGVGMCQTGAIGMASQGRTHREILTHYYRGIDVTKLY; from the coding sequence ATGCAGAGCAGTCAGGTGTTTGGGAAGTTCGGGTGGGGTGCGATGGTGGCGCTCCTGATGGTGATCGGAGCGCAGCATCACGCCAGCGCGCAGGGCAGGGAGCTCTCAACGGCGGATCGGGTGGCGATGTTGTATGCGCCGCAGCTGAACTTTACGCGAAGCGGCGATCCACTGATTCGGCTGGGGATCCTGGAAGGGGAGGAAGAGGTTGAGTTTACGCCGAGTGAGCCGATTCGGGTGATGCCACAGGGCCCGGGAGGACCGGAGATCGATCTTCCGGGGGATACGACCTACACCGTCACGATGAGCAACGGGAGGGCGGGGCGCTATAAGCACTGGGTGGTGGTGGACCGGGTGGCGGTGGACCAGCGCGAGCGGGTCGACGGTGTTCTGGGGCAGTGGGAAGGGCGCGGAATGATGCCGCGCACCTTTGAGGTGGGGGGACTCTTTGCGGTGCGGGGCAAGGTGTTTGATTCGCGGGTGCTCCTTGTATGCGTGGGTGGGGCGGACACGTTTGAGGAGGCGCAGTCGTTGCGGCGTCGGCTGGAGGCGCAGTTCGGTATCAACGGAAGCGTGCACAGTGAGCGCCTGGAGTTTCCGGGGGGCACGTTGACGTTGAGCGGGCGGGGGCTCGATGTGAGTATTCGCCATGATGACGTGCTCTGGGTGAGCTCTCGCCGTGGACGTGAGGAGTCGATTCGCTACACGGTGCCGGGGATCAAGAAGTCGTATAACGCCGGGGAAGAAACCCGCCGCTATACCGGGGAGTTGATCTTTGCCTCGGATAAGAACGGCAAGGTTGCGGTGATCAACAACCTGGGAGCGGAGCGGGTGCTCAAGGGAACGGTGCCCTCGGAGATCTACGCGTCGGCGCCCCAGGGAGCGCTTCGGGCGCAGGCGATCGCGGCGCGTAATGAGATCTTTGCGGCGATCGGTGTGCGCAACCTGGCAGACCCCTACATGCTGCGGGCTGATGTCTACGATCAGGTCTACGGGGGCATTGATAACGAAGATCCGCGTACCAATGAGGCGGTCGATGCGACGCGTGGCGAGGTGATGCTGGCGGGAAACCGCATCGTTAACGCGGTGTACAGCTCGAACGCCGCCGGATTTACCGAGAATAATGAGAATGTGTGGGATGCCGAGCCCTGGCCGCATCTTCGAGGGCGGCCGGATGCACCGGCGGGAGATGTGCCGGAGGCGTTTAAGGACGGGATCACCGAGGCGAATATCGAGGCGTTTCTGGCCAGCGATTTTCCGGCCTACAGCAAGACGGCACCGGTGAGCAGTGCGCGGCTCTACCGTTGGACGCGGGAGGTCGAGGCCTCCCAGGCGCAGAGCTGGCTTGCCGAGCGAGGGGAGAATATCGGACGCATTCGGGACGCCGAGGTGATCAGCCGCGGGGTGAGCGGGCGAGTGATTCGACTACGCCTTCAAGGGGAGCGCGGGGAGGCCGTGGTGGAGCGGGAGCTCAACGTGCGGCGGCTCTTCGGAGGGCTGCGCAGCGGGCTCTTTGTGATGGAGATCGAGAAAGGGCGCGATGGGTTTGTGCGTACCTTTAACTTCCGCGGCGGTGGGTTCGGCCATGGGGTGGGCATGTGTCAGACCGGAGCAATCGGCATGGCCTCGCAGGGGAGGACGCATCGCGAGATTCTCACGCATTATTATCGCGGGATTGATGTGACCAAATTGTATTGA
- a CDS encoding Rieske (2Fe-2S) protein, giving the protein MATREELLAQGFEEVCGLDEVGKVLPSRVKVGERSVLLCRDGERVRAVDEICPHKSRSMAYGVIFDGKIICPHHQYAFDLETGRCDHRSAPVHVYEVVIEDERVWVRP; this is encoded by the coding sequence ATGGCGACACGAGAAGAACTACTGGCGCAGGGCTTTGAAGAGGTCTGCGGCCTGGACGAGGTGGGCAAGGTTTTGCCCTCGCGCGTTAAAGTTGGCGAGCGTTCGGTGCTCTTATGCAGGGATGGCGAGCGGGTGCGGGCGGTCGATGAGATTTGCCCGCATAAGTCGCGCTCGATGGCCTACGGGGTGATCTTCGACGGGAAGATCATCTGCCCGCATCATCAGTACGCGTTTGATCTGGAGACGGGGCGCTGCGATCACCGCTCAGCGCCGGTGCACGTCTATGAGGTGGTTATTGAGGATGAGCGAGTGTGGGTGCGCCCTTAA
- a CDS encoding hydroxymethylglutaryl-CoA reductase, degradative, which yields MLETRKAQREDRVSCQDENDRPSSRIGGFYRMSTRERVDLLVERGVIDAQDAALLRSHGGGLDAQMANQMVENAIGVLELPLGLGLNFKVNGRDYLVPMAVEEPSIIAAVSHVAKIARGSSGFEARSEGNVMIGQVQVVGCQDWDQAREAIEAQRDELIASANALQPNMVERGGGVTGLEVRLIDEGNYQRMLVVHLFIDCCDAMGANAINSVAEGMAPRIEELTGGRVFLRILSNLADRRKVRATCRIPFNDLAWKSFSGKEVAEGIVLASEFAEVDPYRAATHNKGIMNGIGAVCIATGNDWRALEAGAHAYCARDGRYRPMAIWRIEGEALVGILEIPIQVGTVGGPIRLHPTVQLAHKILRIESAAELAEVMGAVGLAQNMGALKALATEGIQRGHMSLHARSVAATAGAKPEELDRVVERLIEDGEIKVHRAREILLAMRASGELEAAG from the coding sequence ATGTTGGAGACTCGCAAAGCGCAACGTGAAGATCGAGTGAGTTGTCAGGACGAAAACGATCGGCCCAGCAGCCGTATCGGGGGATTTTACCGGATGAGCACCCGAGAGCGGGTGGACTTGCTGGTGGAGCGCGGGGTGATTGACGCGCAGGACGCCGCGCTACTGCGCAGTCACGGCGGGGGGCTCGACGCGCAGATGGCCAACCAGATGGTGGAGAACGCCATCGGGGTGCTGGAGTTGCCGCTGGGATTGGGGCTGAACTTTAAGGTCAACGGTCGGGACTATCTGGTGCCGATGGCGGTGGAAGAGCCGAGTATTATCGCGGCGGTGAGCCACGTGGCCAAGATCGCCCGTGGCAGCAGCGGGTTCGAAGCGCGCTCCGAAGGGAACGTGATGATCGGCCAGGTGCAGGTCGTCGGTTGCCAGGATTGGGATCAGGCGCGCGAGGCCATTGAGGCGCAACGCGACGAGCTGATCGCCTCGGCCAATGCGCTGCAGCCCAATATGGTCGAACGCGGCGGTGGGGTCACCGGACTGGAGGTTCGTCTGATCGATGAGGGCAACTACCAGCGGATGCTGGTGGTGCACCTCTTTATCGACTGCTGTGATGCGATGGGGGCCAACGCCATTAACTCGGTCGCCGAGGGCATGGCACCGCGCATCGAGGAGCTTACCGGCGGGCGTGTTTTTCTACGGATCTTGAGCAATCTGGCGGATCGCCGCAAAGTGCGCGCGACCTGCCGCATTCCCTTCAACGATCTGGCGTGGAAGTCGTTCAGCGGAAAAGAGGTTGCTGAGGGCATCGTGCTGGCCAGTGAGTTTGCCGAGGTCGATCCTTATCGGGCGGCAACCCATAACAAAGGCATCATGAACGGGATCGGCGCGGTATGCATTGCGACCGGCAACGACTGGCGAGCGCTGGAGGCCGGGGCGCATGCGTACTGCGCACGCGATGGACGTTACCGACCGATGGCGATCTGGCGCATTGAGGGCGAGGCCCTTGTGGGGATTCTGGAGATCCCGATTCAGGTCGGCACCGTCGGTGGTCCGATTCGTTTGCACCCGACCGTTCAACTTGCGCATAAGATTCTGCGCATCGAGTCGGCAGCAGAGCTGGCCGAGGTGATGGGGGCTGTGGGACTGGCGCAGAATATGGGGGCGCTCAAGGCGCTGGCGACGGAAGGGATTCAGCGCGGGCATATGTCGCTCCACGCCCGCAGCGTGGCGGCGACCGCCGGCGCAAAACCTGAGGAACTGGACCGTGTGGTCGAGCGTCTGATCGAAGATGGCGAGATCAAAGTGCATCGCGCCCGGGAGATTCTTCTGGCGATGCGTGCCTCCGGGGAGCTGGAAGCGGCCGGCTGA
- a CDS encoding alpha/beta fold hydrolase, whose protein sequence is MRAIFDELILHANRDYYRQQAEAVGLEETVQFFAYTGPEVQLHVAVAGPENGSVVFLLHGFPDSWMGWARQVEALVEAGYRVIMPIQRGYDRSDKPEAVEDYRLEALGDDVMGIMDALNIEQAQLVGHDWGGALTWWLAAHRPDRFTSATVLNCPPIKVLARALWSNPNQFWRSWYVMLFQVPGLAEVMLSARDYGALRGAMVGEAQKGAFRREEIARYMEAWRQPQALRGMLSWYRAARFSLRAPEPALIELPICVIWGRADSALHTSLIEPSVERCTAARVHRIEGASHWVQRDAADEVNAIVLAHLDAHRSQEKGVA, encoded by the coding sequence ATGCGTGCGATTTTCGATGAGCTGATTCTTCATGCCAACCGCGACTACTACCGCCAGCAGGCCGAAGCGGTGGGCCTGGAGGAGACGGTGCAGTTCTTTGCGTACACCGGCCCCGAGGTGCAGCTCCACGTGGCGGTTGCCGGACCTGAGAATGGGTCGGTGGTCTTTTTACTGCACGGCTTTCCGGATTCCTGGATGGGGTGGGCGCGGCAGGTGGAGGCCCTGGTTGAAGCGGGCTATCGCGTGATCATGCCGATTCAGCGCGGGTACGATCGCAGCGATAAACCCGAGGCGGTGGAGGATTATCGTCTGGAGGCGCTGGGCGATGATGTGATGGGGATCATGGACGCGCTGAATATCGAGCAGGCGCAACTGGTGGGGCATGACTGGGGCGGCGCGCTGACGTGGTGGCTTGCGGCGCATCGGCCCGATCGTTTCACGTCGGCTACGGTGCTCAACTGCCCGCCGATCAAGGTGCTTGCCAGGGCGCTTTGGTCCAACCCCAACCAGTTTTGGCGGAGCTGGTATGTGATGCTCTTTCAGGTGCCCGGACTGGCCGAGGTGATGCTTTCAGCCCGCGACTACGGGGCGTTGCGAGGCGCAATGGTGGGTGAGGCTCAAAAGGGAGCGTTTCGACGTGAGGAGATTGCGCGCTACATGGAGGCCTGGCGCCAACCGCAGGCATTGCGGGGCATGCTCTCGTGGTATCGGGCAGCGCGATTCAGTCTTCGTGCGCCTGAGCCCGCGCTGATTGAGCTGCCGATCTGCGTGATATGGGGAAGGGCGGATAGCGCGCTGCACACCAGTCTGATCGAGCCCTCGGTGGAGCGGTGCACAGCGGCGCGTGTGCATCGCATTGAGGGCGCGAGCCACTGGGTGCAGCGTGACGCGGCTGATGAGGTGAATGCGATTGTGCTCGCACACCTCGATGCGCATCGCTCGCAAGAGAAAGGTGTGGCCTAA
- a CDS encoding tetratricopeptide repeat protein has translation MSIFDKIGARVGDFLDEVLLPEDVRLLHERAREAMDRGEYVRARHLLDEALRRRPDIERTHHLLGLCLAFREEFDEALSAFEHALSIREEPSTLFHLGLTLERMGRSAEAQAHLQRALALGDETPFEFDVHLALGRIYLVQGRADKAARELQRALRLRPKHTEASVLLASALLNRGEDTRAAAILNELPTEHPTLDHLLTQGEIASRQGHPARAADAYEHVLDRQPDHLDALVGAARAHVAMHQPARANPLLLRALSVCEPDCDDAIAADIHSLIGQTYAQVGEHQRALESYKAALAVRPDHLNALAGAGRSALEVEDFDQARAYFEKALSQSAPHRSGAPHHTAPLRRAELLYGLGRCRLHAGDALGARHLLDEAIMLAPDQRAPYLHAIAEVALELGDAAEALITLNAAAEAHPTSRLQSRMEATSKRALHRLQSYWQPPEDPRSSAELIAALDALVNLYSADPHAGPLISRLRELLEELNAPLSVAIVGEFNAGKSTLVNALLGEAVVPMGVLPTTAHACIMGYGPRAGARIVYEDGRQRDVDFAGARHHMREEPEAIARLDYSYPHPQLRSINFWDTPGFNALDPRHEALAEQALERAEAIIWLLDANQALTDTEFERLDAIPRAEERLLIVLNKVDRLGASDERQDAIDAIFAHIEKHVGHTGIGIFAISALEALNARRANEPTPAAFDALLETIDLSLIQRSTRIKVSAARSALDQWLRDLHELRDQLDQGYAEHLATLARLKAHLDRQSPAPAPRAASEAEALIDQLDFVVIGVEREISEALRPRGRIFTRQSLDEEDRDFIVELFAHRVDDLLDRAMQRVLHDIEALEVTLATEISPMLGALNLNEARALRRRLDGFFDASRALKSVLRDRVFGQWRARAQGQLRAASAAAFEELLAMPAEDVAGRRDRLRALLPRVDQRFTDPLAEWLREFSLAATRFCDRLQRDLEALRLEAHHRYNLTPSASSS, from the coding sequence ATGAGTATTTTTGATAAGATAGGTGCCCGAGTCGGCGACTTCCTCGATGAAGTCCTCCTGCCCGAAGACGTGCGTCTTCTGCACGAGCGCGCCCGTGAGGCCATGGATCGCGGCGAGTATGTGCGCGCCCGCCATCTTCTGGACGAAGCGCTACGACGCCGCCCTGATATCGAGCGCACTCACCACCTTCTGGGCCTCTGCCTGGCCTTTCGCGAGGAGTTTGACGAAGCGCTCAGCGCCTTTGAGCACGCGCTGAGCATTCGCGAGGAGCCCTCCACCCTCTTTCACCTGGGGCTGACTCTGGAGCGCATGGGCCGCAGCGCCGAGGCTCAGGCGCATCTTCAACGCGCGCTGGCCCTGGGCGATGAGACCCCTTTTGAATTCGATGTTCACCTTGCGCTCGGGCGGATCTACCTGGTGCAGGGGCGCGCCGATAAGGCCGCGCGCGAACTTCAGCGCGCGCTACGCCTGCGCCCGAAGCACACCGAGGCCAGCGTGCTCCTCGCCAGCGCTCTGCTCAACCGGGGCGAAGACACCCGCGCAGCGGCGATCCTCAACGAACTTCCCACCGAACATCCCACCCTCGATCACCTGCTGACCCAGGGTGAGATCGCCTCTCGGCAGGGCCACCCCGCCCGCGCCGCCGATGCCTATGAGCATGTGCTCGACCGCCAGCCCGATCACCTCGACGCGCTGGTGGGGGCCGCGCGCGCACACGTGGCGATGCACCAACCCGCACGGGCAAACCCCCTGCTTCTACGAGCGCTCTCGGTATGCGAGCCCGACTGCGACGATGCCATCGCCGCCGATATCCACAGCCTCATCGGTCAGACCTACGCCCAGGTGGGCGAACATCAACGCGCTCTCGAGAGCTATAAAGCCGCGTTGGCAGTGCGCCCCGATCACCTCAACGCGCTGGCCGGCGCTGGCCGAAGCGCGCTGGAGGTCGAAGACTTCGACCAGGCGCGTGCGTACTTCGAAAAAGCGCTCTCGCAGAGCGCACCGCACCGCTCCGGAGCGCCCCATCACACAGCCCCCCTTCGCCGCGCGGAGCTCCTCTACGGATTGGGACGATGCCGACTTCACGCAGGCGACGCGTTGGGGGCCCGGCATCTTCTCGACGAAGCCATCATGCTAGCCCCCGATCAGCGAGCCCCCTACCTGCACGCGATCGCCGAAGTCGCGCTGGAGTTGGGCGACGCCGCCGAAGCGCTCATCACCCTTAACGCCGCGGCAGAGGCCCACCCCACCTCACGCCTGCAATCTCGAATGGAGGCGACCAGCAAACGCGCCTTGCACCGCCTGCAGTCGTACTGGCAGCCTCCCGAAGATCCCAGGAGCAGCGCCGAGCTCATCGCCGCTCTTGACGCGCTGGTGAACCTCTACAGCGCCGACCCCCACGCCGGCCCGCTCATCAGCCGGTTGCGCGAGCTCCTCGAAGAACTCAACGCGCCGCTATCGGTGGCGATCGTCGGCGAATTCAATGCAGGGAAATCAACCCTGGTGAACGCGCTGCTGGGGGAGGCAGTGGTGCCCATGGGAGTGCTGCCCACCACCGCGCACGCCTGCATCATGGGATACGGCCCGCGCGCGGGCGCCCGCATCGTCTACGAAGACGGCCGCCAGCGCGATGTCGACTTTGCCGGCGCGCGCCACCACATGCGCGAGGAGCCCGAAGCCATCGCGCGCCTCGACTACAGCTACCCCCACCCCCAGCTCCGCTCGATCAACTTCTGGGACACGCCCGGCTTCAACGCGTTGGACCCGCGTCACGAGGCCCTGGCCGAGCAAGCCCTGGAGCGAGCCGAGGCCATCATCTGGCTCCTCGACGCCAACCAGGCCCTCACCGACACCGAATTTGAGCGCCTCGACGCCATCCCCCGCGCCGAGGAGCGATTACTCATCGTCCTCAATAAGGTCGATCGCCTCGGCGCCTCCGACGAACGTCAGGACGCCATCGACGCGATCTTCGCCCACATCGAAAAGCATGTCGGTCATACAGGGATCGGCATCTTCGCTATCTCGGCGCTCGAAGCCCTTAACGCCCGTCGCGCGAATGAGCCTACGCCAGCGGCCTTTGACGCCCTGCTCGAAACGATCGATCTGAGTCTGATCCAGCGTTCCACCCGCATCAAGGTCTCCGCGGCGCGGAGCGCGCTTGACCAATGGCTACGCGATCTTCATGAACTTCGCGACCAGCTCGACCAGGGCTACGCCGAACATCTCGCCACCCTCGCTCGCCTCAAAGCTCACCTCGATCGGCAATCGCCAGCGCCGGCGCCCCGGGCCGCCTCGGAGGCCGAGGCCCTCATCGACCAACTCGACTTTGTCGTCATCGGTGTCGAGCGCGAGATCAGCGAAGCACTCCGCCCCCGCGGCCGCATCTTCACCCGCCAGAGCCTCGACGAGGAGGACCGCGACTTCATCGTCGAGCTCTTCGCGCACCGCGTCGACGACCTCCTCGACCGCGCCATGCAACGCGTCCTTCATGACATTGAGGCGCTCGAAGTCACACTGGCCACCGAGATCAGTCCGATGCTCGGCGCGCTCAACCTCAATGAGGCCCGCGCGCTTCGCCGACGCCTCGACGGCTTCTTTGACGCTTCGCGCGCGCTCAAAAGCGTGCTCCGTGACCGCGTCTTCGGCCAGTGGCGAGCCCGCGCTCAGGGCCAACTTCGCGCAGCAAGCGCCGCAGCCTTTGAAGAGCTCCTCGCCATGCCCGCCGAAGATGTCGCCGGACGACGCGATCGCCTTCGAGCCCTGCTGCCTCGCGTTGACCAGCGTTTCACCGACCCGCTGGCCGAGTGGCTGCGGGAATTTTCTCTTGCTGCGACGCGCTTTTGCGATAGGCTCCAGCGCGACCTCGAAGCGCTCCGGCTGGAGGCGCATCATCGCTACAACCTGACCCCCTCGGCCTCCTCCTCATGA
- a CDS encoding single-stranded DNA-binding protein: MSLNKAMIIGNLGSDPEVRYTQSGAAVANFNIATNETWMDKSGAKQERTEWHRVVVFGKQAENCGKYLSKGRQVYVEGRMQTRDWEDRDGNKRSTTEIVAQTVQFLSSGNAAGRSDGPSSYGDSNRGGSSGAAESSFDQSFNDDDIPF, translated from the coding sequence ATGAGCTTGAACAAGGCGATGATCATCGGGAACCTGGGCTCGGATCCTGAGGTTCGTTACACCCAGAGCGGCGCGGCCGTGGCGAACTTCAACATCGCCACCAACGAGACCTGGATGGATAAGTCCGGCGCCAAGCAGGAGCGCACCGAGTGGCACCGTGTGGTGGTCTTTGGCAAGCAGGCCGAGAACTGCGGCAAGTACCTGAGCAAGGGCCGTCAGGTCTATGTGGAGGGGCGGATGCAGACGCGTGACTGGGAGGATCGCGACGGCAACAAGCGCTCCACCACCGAGATCGTCGCTCAGACCGTGCAGTTTTTGAGCAGCGGCAACGCGGCGGGGCGCTCCGATGGACCGTCCTCCTACGGGGATAGCAACCGCGGCGGGTCTTCGGGGGCGGCAGAGTCGAGCTTTGATCAGTCCTTCAACGACGATGATATTCCCTTCTGA